Proteins from a single region of Sphaerochaeta globosa str. Buddy:
- a CDS encoding ketopantoate reductase family protein: MRILVIGAGAIGSLFAGKLLKAGNEVALLARGVRLGQLHSDGLKLRSANSALIETCPVQVIASLETDDIFDYILVVVQRTQIQALLPILRTNKSPTIVFMVNTASGYAPFIDAVGAQRVMIAFPSAGGEVVDAVVHYRLGTGLVRVFQTTTIGELVPTQNDRIRVLKRVFFRAGIPTVTCTSMDAWQKTHVAIVCPIAQALYKHAGNPKSLAKHPDDVRLMIRAMQEGFIVLGALGYRIVPRKLWYLRLPAVLVAPIFSLILLTNLAETAMAKHARRATKEMAVLQQELLQLVDASTLAAPAIRALAAIPCEIQVQPTI; this comes from the coding sequence ATGCGAATCTTGGTGATAGGAGCCGGAGCAATCGGGAGTCTGTTTGCAGGGAAGTTGTTAAAAGCAGGTAATGAAGTTGCTCTCTTGGCTAGGGGGGTGCGGCTTGGTCAGTTGCATAGCGATGGCCTAAAGCTACGCTCAGCCAACTCGGCACTAATCGAGACCTGTCCGGTACAGGTAATCGCATCATTGGAAACCGATGACATTTTTGATTACATCCTGGTTGTAGTTCAGCGAACGCAGATACAAGCTTTGCTGCCTATCCTAAGAACCAACAAATCTCCAACTATTGTGTTCATGGTCAATACAGCATCAGGGTATGCTCCCTTCATCGATGCAGTAGGGGCTCAACGGGTCATGATTGCATTCCCGAGTGCCGGCGGCGAAGTTGTTGATGCTGTGGTGCACTATCGGCTTGGAACAGGGTTGGTACGGGTATTCCAAACTACGACGATTGGAGAATTGGTGCCTACTCAAAACGACCGTATCAGGGTGTTGAAAAGAGTCTTTTTTCGTGCAGGCATCCCCACTGTAACCTGTACTTCCATGGATGCATGGCAGAAAACCCATGTTGCCATCGTGTGCCCGATAGCGCAAGCACTCTATAAGCATGCAGGGAACCCGAAATCTCTAGCCAAGCATCCCGATGATGTCAGATTGATGATTCGTGCCATGCAGGAAGGCTTTATAGTGCTAGGTGCCCTTGGATACCGGATAGTGCCCCGAAAGTTATGGTATTTGCGATTGCCAGCCGTTCTGGTGGCACCGATTTTCTCTTTGATACTTCTCACAAATCTTGCAGAGACTGCGATGGCGAAGCATGCACGCAGAGCTACGAAAGAAATGGCTGTGTTGCAGCAGGAATTGTTACAATTGGTGGATGCAAGTACCCTTGCTGCTCCAGCAATTCGAGCGTTGGCAGCAATTCCCTGTGAGATACAAGTACAGCCTACTATCTAA